One Loxodonta africana isolate mLoxAfr1 chromosome 15, mLoxAfr1.hap2, whole genome shotgun sequence genomic window carries:
- the LOC100658462 gene encoding olfactory receptor 8G1-like translates to MAAGNHSTVTEFILAGLTDKPELQLPLFLFFLGAYVVTVVGNLGMITLIGLSSHLHTPMYYFLSSLSFIDLCYSTVITPKMLVNFVTEKNSISYPECLTQLYFFIFFIVSECHMLGVIAYDPYVAICNPLLYRVTMSYQVCSRLVVEVYMMGLISATAHTGCMLRVVFCKAKIINHYFCDVLPLLELSCSSTYINVVVLLCFSAFNTLAPTLTVLGSYASIIASILQISSTEGRSKAFRTCSSHILAVTIFYGSVAFMYLQPSNVSSMDQSKVSSLFYTIIVPMLNPLIYRLRNKDVKVALNKIIEKRLFCINKGL, encoded by the coding sequence ATGGCAGCAGGAAATCACTCCACAGTGACCGAGTTCATCCTTGCTGGGCTAACAGACAAACCAGAGCTCCAGCtgcccctctttcttttcttcctaggagCCTATGTGGTCACAGTGGTGGGGAACCTGGGCATGATTACACTGATTGGGCTCAGTTCTCACctgcacactcccatgtactatttcctcagcagtttgtccttcattgatctctgctattccactgtcattacccccaaaatgctggtgaactttgtGACCGAGAAGAACAGCATCTCCTACCCTGAATGCCTGACTCAGCtctacttcttcattttttttattgtatcagAATGTCATATGTTAGGTGTTATAGCTTATGATCCTTATGTTGCCATCTGTAATCCATTGCTTTACAGAGTCACCATGTCTTATCAGGTCTGCTCCCGGTTGGTAGTTGAGGTATACATGATGGGCTTGATTAGTGCCACAGCTCACACAGGTTGCATGCTAAGAGTGGTTTTCTGCAAGGCTAAAATAATCAACCATTACTTCTGTGATGTTCTCCCACTACTGGAGCTCTCCTGCTCCAGCACTTATATCAACGTAGTGGTACTTTTGTGCTTCAGTGCGTTTAATACTCTTGCACCGACCTTGACTGTCCTTGGCTCCTATGCCTCCATCATTGCCAGCATCCTGCAAATTAGCTCCACTGAAGGCAGGTCCAAAGCCTTCAGGACATGTAGctcccacattttggctgttacaatCTTCTATGGTTCTGTAGCATTCATGTACCTGCAGCCATCAAATGTCAGCTCCATGGACCAAAGCAAAGTGTCTTCTCTGTTTTACACCATTATTGTGCCAATGCTGAACCCCCTGATCTACAGgctgaggaataaggatgtcaaagtCGCTCTCAATAAAATCATTGAGAAAAGGCTGTTTTGCATTAACAAAGGTTTATAA